Proteins encoded by one window of Salmonirosea aquatica:
- a CDS encoding DUF6364 family protein: MNTKLTLTVEKSVIERAKAYAKHTGRSLSEIIENYLDMVTKEDPTTELSPKLKKIVGVVNLPHDFDEKKVLRAELGKKHL; the protein is encoded by the coding sequence ATGAATACGAAACTCACTTTGACGGTCGAAAAATCAGTAATAGAGCGAGCAAAAGCATACGCTAAGCACACGGGAAGAAGTTTATCAGAGATAATCGAAAATTATCTTGATATGGTAACAAAAGAAGATCCCACAACGGAATTGTCTCCTAAATTAAAAAAAATTGTAGGCGTGGTTAATCTTCCACACGATTTTGACGAAAAGAAAGTATTAAGAGCCGAATTGGGAAAAAAGCATCTATGA
- a CDS encoding ABC transporter permease yields MIQNYLKIAWRNLLKYKLFSFINIIGLSLAIPSALMALIQIVNYYEYDNFHQDEERIVRIITDEKLNDGTITNWASSPVPLAGYLEENLPGIDNSATIVRDSKWVLSNGIKTKNINAIYTDASFFNMFNFPLEKGTYPVEPNSIVLTHETAQWFFKDTNPIGSILEHPRYGGFKVVGVLKHFNQQKTQFRTDLFVPFSSYLNTPDKTRDWSALNAHTFVKLSRGVVRADLDRQLSGVSGRISKFIKTGDQKSFLLKAQYLNEISPSKTILENDPYVQDIRSIYLNFAFQLIMILLASLNYINLTLARSMNRSREVGVRKVAGATKTQLVLQFLVESVLVSYIALGLGLLLLWFIKAQIHVSWLTWEIDHLGYLIILFFVFNLILGLVAGLFPSLILSSYQPVKVLKGTISPVGFGRIGFRKSLIIVQFTIALVYIFFIGHGFHQINYMAHDNENYQRQDILNINVPNERYRLLSNELSALKEVQQIGYTSLTFGNTPTQSEIKLDKNSAGHLAYFYAADRPYMENMELKIVAGTNLLESNSDSASSMVVVNQKTVEKLNLGSEKDAIGKPIVLNDTVTVTISGVVANFCHYDYEKKIEPMVFQYRPSSFKVMCLKTSPGSDREALEASVAAIFKKFNPYQEMNAQWLDTDMYERYYPYATMRFMGMQGLVIFVIAILGMIGILTYSLEKRTKEIGIRKVIGATTGEIIRLMSHDFVKLLVIATIIAIPAGVAIGLYMNTYLVFNNGISYLTMFLLLAVVLIFALGAVGYFSWRAAQTNPAATLKAE; encoded by the coding sequence ATGATACAAAACTACCTCAAAATCGCCTGGAGGAATCTGCTCAAATACAAGCTTTTTTCCTTCATCAACATCATCGGATTAAGCCTCGCCATTCCTTCCGCGCTGATGGCCCTGATCCAAATCGTGAATTACTATGAGTACGATAATTTCCACCAGGACGAAGAACGAATCGTACGTATCATAACCGACGAAAAACTGAACGATGGTACCATCACCAACTGGGCTTCGAGTCCGGTTCCACTGGCAGGGTACCTTGAAGAAAACCTGCCCGGCATTGACAACTCGGCCACAATCGTGAGGGATTCCAAATGGGTACTGAGTAACGGAATAAAAACCAAAAATATCAATGCGATTTATACCGACGCGTCGTTCTTCAATATGTTCAATTTCCCTTTGGAAAAGGGTACCTACCCCGTCGAGCCTAATTCGATTGTTTTGACCCACGAAACCGCCCAATGGTTTTTTAAAGATACCAATCCCATTGGCAGTATACTGGAGCATCCCCGCTATGGCGGCTTTAAGGTTGTGGGGGTTCTGAAGCATTTCAACCAACAAAAGACTCAGTTCCGAACCGACCTGTTTGTACCCTTCTCCAGCTATCTGAACACCCCGGATAAAACCAGGGACTGGTCGGCGCTCAATGCGCATACCTTCGTCAAACTATCCAGGGGGGTAGTTCGTGCCGATCTTGACCGGCAGTTGTCCGGGGTTTCGGGGCGAATCAGCAAATTCATTAAAACCGGGGATCAGAAAAGCTTTCTTCTGAAAGCGCAGTACCTGAACGAAATTTCGCCGTCGAAGACCATACTGGAAAACGATCCTTATGTCCAGGATATCAGGAGCATCTACCTGAATTTTGCGTTCCAGCTCATCATGATTTTGCTTGCTTCCCTGAACTACATCAACCTTACGTTGGCCCGGTCCATGAACCGAAGTCGTGAAGTGGGCGTGAGAAAAGTGGCCGGCGCTACCAAGACCCAGCTTGTCCTTCAATTCCTGGTCGAATCCGTGTTGGTTTCCTACATTGCCCTGGGGCTTGGACTGCTTTTATTGTGGTTCATCAAGGCTCAGATCCACGTGTCCTGGCTGACCTGGGAAATCGACCACCTAGGCTACCTGATCATACTGTTTTTTGTGTTCAATCTGATTCTGGGCTTGGTAGCTGGCCTATTTCCCAGTCTAATCCTGTCTTCCTATCAGCCGGTAAAAGTGTTGAAAGGTACCATTTCACCCGTAGGTTTTGGGCGAATCGGCTTTCGGAAATCCCTGATCATCGTTCAATTCACCATTGCGCTGGTCTATATCTTTTTCATTGGGCATGGGTTCCATCAAATCAATTACATGGCCCATGACAACGAAAACTACCAGCGCCAGGATATCCTCAATATAAACGTACCCAATGAGCGTTACAGGCTGTTGTCCAACGAATTGAGTGCGCTTAAGGAAGTACAACAGATCGGGTACACCTCGCTTACTTTTGGCAACACGCCCACCCAATCAGAAATCAAATTGGACAAGAACAGCGCGGGGCACCTGGCCTATTTCTATGCTGCAGACCGTCCATACATGGAGAATATGGAGCTAAAAATCGTGGCTGGGACCAATCTACTGGAGAGCAATTCCGATTCAGCCTCATCGATGGTCGTAGTCAATCAAAAGACGGTTGAAAAACTTAATCTGGGTTCAGAAAAGGATGCGATTGGAAAGCCGATCGTTTTGAATGATACCGTTACGGTAACCATCTCAGGAGTCGTAGCCAATTTCTGCCACTACGACTATGAAAAGAAGATCGAACCCATGGTTTTTCAGTACCGTCCCTCCTCATTTAAGGTGATGTGTTTGAAAACAAGCCCCGGGAGTGATCGGGAAGCGCTTGAAGCTTCCGTAGCCGCTATTTTCAAAAAATTCAACCCGTATCAGGAAATGAATGCCCAATGGCTCGATACCGATATGTATGAGCGCTACTACCCCTACGCCACCATGCGATTCATGGGCATGCAGGGTTTGGTGATTTTCGTGATTGCTATACTAGGGATGATTGGCATCCTTACGTACAGCCTGGAGAAGCGCACCAAGGAAATAGGCATCCGAAAAGTAATAGGAGCTACTACCGGCGAAATCATCCGATTGATGTCCCATGATTTTGTCAAACTGCTGGTAATTGCCACGATCATAGCCATCCCGGCCGGCGTTGCCATTGGGCTTTATATGAACACCTACCTCGTGTTCAACAACGGTATCAGTTACCTGACCATGTTTCTGTTGCTGGCCGTTGTGCTCATTTTTGCGCTGGGAGCGGTGGGTTATTTTTCCTGGCGTGCCGCCCAAACCAATCCGGCGGCGACACTGAAGGCCGAGTAG
- a CDS encoding sugar phosphate isomerase/epimerase family protein: MKKLFVLTLLLGLISNISFAQKGKPMFPPTDQEKLGMVSYTYRNSFSKDVGATLDTIKALGITNIEFSNLFKRTAKDIRALLDERGMKCTSFGVQYPDLENKIAEVGTNAKTLGAEFVRVAWVPHQGDFTLDMAKKTVDDFNKFGKTLKDDYGLAFTYHNHGYEFQPVPAEVASEVKGGNEKTLFDYIVQKTDPKYVNFEMDILWTFFPGQNPAEILKRYPNRFKLMHVKDLRKGVEGNLSGGTPVQNDVALGTGQLNLAEILKAADKTSIKYYYIEDESPSISTQVPISIAFLRGVKK, from the coding sequence ATGAAAAAACTATTTGTCCTGACCCTTTTGCTGGGGTTGATTTCCAACATTTCCTTTGCCCAGAAAGGCAAGCCGATGTTTCCGCCCACCGATCAAGAGAAGCTCGGCATGGTATCCTACACCTACCGCAACAGTTTTTCGAAAGATGTGGGCGCTACGCTGGATACCATCAAGGCACTGGGTATTACCAATATCGAATTCTCGAACCTCTTTAAGCGCACGGCGAAAGACATCCGGGCGCTGCTGGACGAGCGGGGCATGAAGTGCACTTCGTTTGGGGTACAGTACCCCGATCTGGAAAACAAAATTGCGGAGGTAGGTACCAATGCCAAAACCCTGGGTGCGGAGTTTGTGCGGGTAGCGTGGGTACCTCATCAGGGCGATTTTACGCTGGACATGGCCAAAAAGACCGTGGATGATTTTAACAAATTCGGCAAGACTTTGAAAGACGACTACGGCCTTGCCTTTACTTACCACAACCACGGCTACGAGTTTCAGCCCGTACCCGCCGAGGTAGCGTCGGAAGTAAAGGGAGGCAACGAAAAAACTTTGTTTGACTACATCGTCCAGAAAACCGATCCCAAATACGTGAATTTTGAAATGGACATTCTCTGGACTTTCTTCCCCGGACAAAATCCGGCCGAAATCCTGAAAAGGTACCCCAACCGCTTCAAACTCATGCACGTAAAAGACCTTCGCAAAGGCGTGGAAGGCAATTTGTCGGGAGGTACCCCGGTGCAGAATGATGTGGCACTGGGCACCGGCCAGCTGAACTTAGCCGAAATCCTGAAAGCCGCCGACAAAACCAGCATCAAGTACTACTACATCGAGGACGAAAGCCCGAGCATTTCGACGCAGGTACCCATCAGTATTGCTTTTTTGCGGGGCGTGAAAAAATAA
- a CDS encoding META domain-containing protein: MKNSIFTLGLAFLLLPGRASAQYLQPGFDKVEYIELLKVSAAFGDSAYVATFPKPERYDFVYRSPVVGLDNRWDLWVAKDKTRPTAVVSLRGTTANSVSWLGNFYAAMVPAKGELTLGEKDTFPYELATNPAAAVHVGWLVSMAILSRDIRPKLDSCYRTGIHDFILMGHSQGGAINYLLTAYLYNLQKKGELPADLRFKTYCSAGPKPGNLYFAYDYEAATQAGWAYNVVNSADWVPEVPLSIQTLDDFNVTNPFVGAKGIIKKQKFPNRVALKYVYNRLSKPSRRAQKNYQKYLGNIASGLVQKNIAGYTPSEYYNSNNYVRTGNTIVLLADADYYQKFPDSAEKVFTHHFHPPYLYLAQKLDLNNTNSETGNAPTPLEGTWEANYVMGSPTPFAELYPNKKPALVFDLAEKRVSGNTGCNQFSGPLVRDGKKIQFSDQMTMTRMFCPGGGETLFLKTLNSVNSYAISPDGTTLSLIGGDVALMRLTKK, from the coding sequence GTGAAAAACAGCATATTTACACTTGGCCTCGCTTTTTTACTGCTTCCGGGCCGTGCTTCCGCCCAGTACCTGCAGCCTGGTTTCGACAAGGTCGAGTATATCGAACTCCTGAAAGTGTCGGCGGCTTTTGGCGATTCGGCCTACGTGGCTACCTTTCCCAAGCCCGAACGCTACGATTTTGTGTACCGCTCGCCCGTCGTCGGGCTGGACAACCGATGGGATTTGTGGGTAGCCAAAGACAAAACCCGCCCCACCGCTGTGGTGAGTCTGCGGGGTACCACCGCCAACAGCGTGAGCTGGCTGGGCAATTTTTACGCCGCCATGGTACCCGCCAAAGGCGAGCTTACCTTGGGCGAAAAAGATACTTTCCCCTACGAACTGGCCACCAATCCGGCGGCAGCGGTGCACGTGGGCTGGCTGGTGAGCATGGCGATCCTGTCGCGCGACATCCGTCCCAAGCTCGATTCGTGCTACCGGACGGGTATCCATGATTTTATTCTGATGGGCCACAGCCAGGGCGGAGCCATCAATTATCTGCTCACGGCCTACCTGTACAACCTGCAAAAGAAAGGCGAACTACCCGCCGACCTGCGCTTCAAAACCTATTGTAGCGCGGGGCCCAAGCCCGGCAACCTGTATTTTGCCTACGACTACGAAGCCGCCACGCAGGCGGGCTGGGCCTACAATGTGGTCAACTCGGCCGACTGGGTACCGGAGGTACCTTTGTCCATTCAGACACTCGACGACTTCAATGTTACCAATCCATTCGTGGGGGCCAAGGGGATTATCAAGAAGCAGAAATTCCCGAACCGGGTGGCTTTGAAATACGTCTACAACCGCCTGAGCAAACCTTCACGCCGCGCCCAGAAGAACTACCAGAAATACCTCGGGAATATTGCTTCGGGACTGGTGCAGAAGAATATCGCGGGCTATACACCCTCGGAATATTACAACAGCAATAACTACGTCCGCACGGGCAATACCATCGTGCTGCTCGCCGACGCCGACTACTACCAGAAGTTTCCGGATAGCGCCGAGAAAGTTTTCACGCATCATTTCCATCCACCCTACCTATATTTGGCCCAAAAACTGGACTTGAACAATACGAATTCCGAAACAGGGAACGCACCGACTCCGCTCGAAGGTACCTGGGAGGCCAACTATGTCATGGGCTCTCCCACGCCCTTTGCGGAGCTGTACCCCAACAAAAAACCTGCGCTTGTGTTCGATCTGGCCGAAAAACGGGTGAGTGGTAACACGGGCTGTAATCAGTTCAGTGGCCCGCTGGTGCGCGATGGTAAAAAAATCCAATTCTCCGATCAGATGACCATGACCCGGATGTTTTGTCCCGGCGGCGGAGAAACCTTGTTTTTGAAAACCCTGAATTCGGTCAATTCCTATGCCATTAGCCCCGACGGTACCACGCTCTCCCTGATTGGGGGCGATGTAGCCCTGATGCGCTTGACCAAAAAATAG
- a CDS encoding type II toxin-antitoxin system VapC family toxin — MTKIFLDTNIIVDLISDRKPFSKYAIEIFQNAEEGNLELFTSSHSIATTHYLLKKYIEEKNLREVLNTLLEFLTVIAVDVDIIKKGLRSTHKDFEDSIQIFCASSVEKIDCIITRNVKDFKGSEIKIQPPDAFCLTL; from the coding sequence ATGACTAAAATCTTTCTTGACACCAATATTATTGTGGATCTGATTTCGGATCGAAAGCCGTTTAGTAAATACGCCATTGAGATTTTTCAAAATGCAGAAGAAGGCAATTTGGAATTATTTACCTCCTCACATTCCATTGCCACGACGCACTATTTATTGAAAAAGTACATTGAAGAAAAGAATCTTAGAGAGGTACTAAATACTCTTTTGGAATTCCTTACGGTAATAGCCGTTGATGTGGATATTATAAAAAAAGGACTACGGTCTACTCATAAAGATTTCGAAGATTCTATTCAAATTTTCTGCGCGTCTTCGGTAGAAAAAATTGACTGTATCATTACACGCAATGTGAAGGATTTTAAAGGAAGCGAAATAAAGATACAGCCTCCTGATGCGTTTTGTTTGACTCTATAA
- a CDS encoding FG-GAP repeat domain-containing protein, producing the protein MTLRFSFCVMLYVFAACTAKKQNEKPEIEDIPASGLSGKELSIAHCSRCHGYVNPELLPKSSWQEVLPAMGHRMGIYSSGSRPDSLFDGGTSGARVREADIFPEKPILAREDWIQLVNYYLDNAPDTIPPPLRKSPIRIGLKHFKYKEIAVSHRPALTSLVKILPNRRGIVYGDGKSGRNLLTFLDADLRENYSLPLQSTPVQFYEKDSAIYLTTVGKGVFPTDAAEGTLQRLTKNGAAPGYQPGAVAIQYLRRPVSMAYGDLNQDGLDDVVACEFGNQTGQLAWYPSNGRGGYDNKRILREKPGAITAIVKDANRDGLLDIYVLMAQGDEGVFLYENQGKGTFREKRLLSFLPLNGSQYIELADFNKDGFDDIVYVCGDNADKTPIQKNYHGIYIYLNDGKSNFTQSYFYPLNGAYKAMVRDYDLDGDLDIAAISFFPDYLRYPEESFIYLQNKGNLKFDDYSFPEAAKGRWVVMDAGDLDADGDVDLVLGSFVYFLPQGDTTGLGKKWLSTSPSVIVLENTIR; encoded by the coding sequence ATGACATTACGCTTTTCATTTTGTGTGATGCTGTACGTATTCGCTGCATGTACGGCCAAAAAGCAGAATGAAAAACCGGAAATCGAGGATATACCCGCTTCCGGCCTTTCCGGAAAAGAGCTTTCCATCGCGCATTGCAGTCGGTGTCATGGGTACGTAAATCCTGAATTATTGCCAAAGTCAAGCTGGCAGGAGGTACTTCCAGCCATGGGACATCGGATGGGTATCTACAGCTCCGGCTCCAGGCCCGACAGCCTGTTTGATGGCGGTACAAGCGGTGCCCGGGTACGCGAGGCCGATATCTTTCCCGAGAAGCCGATCCTGGCGCGGGAGGATTGGATCCAACTGGTGAACTATTACCTCGACAATGCGCCGGACACGATTCCGCCCCCGCTGCGCAAAAGTCCGATCCGCATCGGCCTGAAACATTTCAAATACAAAGAAATCGCCGTTTCGCACCGTCCGGCCCTGACCTCGCTGGTCAAAATCCTGCCCAATCGCCGGGGCATTGTGTATGGTGACGGAAAAAGTGGGCGCAATCTTCTGACCTTTCTCGACGCCGATCTTCGTGAGAATTACAGCCTGCCCCTACAATCGACGCCCGTCCAGTTTTATGAAAAAGACAGTGCCATATACCTGACCACGGTAGGAAAGGGCGTTTTTCCAACGGATGCCGCCGAGGGTACCCTACAGCGGCTGACGAAAAACGGCGCAGCACCAGGCTACCAGCCTGGTGCTGTGGCCATTCAATACCTGCGGCGGCCCGTTTCGATGGCCTACGGCGATTTGAATCAGGACGGGCTCGACGATGTGGTGGCCTGTGAATTCGGCAATCAAACCGGACAATTGGCCTGGTATCCCAGCAACGGCCGGGGAGGGTATGATAACAAACGGATTTTACGCGAGAAACCCGGTGCCATTACGGCCATCGTCAAGGACGCCAACCGCGACGGGCTGCTGGATATTTACGTGCTCATGGCGCAGGGTGACGAGGGCGTTTTTCTGTACGAAAATCAGGGCAAGGGTACCTTTCGGGAAAAACGGCTGCTCTCTTTCCTCCCCCTCAATGGATCGCAATACATCGAACTGGCCGATTTTAACAAAGACGGTTTTGACGATATTGTGTATGTGTGTGGCGACAACGCCGACAAAACCCCGATTCAGAAGAATTATCACGGCATTTATATTTATCTCAACGATGGCAAATCCAACTTCACCCAATCCTACTTCTACCCCCTGAATGGCGCTTATAAAGCCATGGTGCGGGACTATGATCTGGATGGCGACCTCGACATTGCGGCTATTTCGTTTTTTCCGGACTACCTCCGTTATCCCGAGGAAAGTTTCATCTATTTGCAAAACAAGGGAAATCTGAAATTCGACGATTATTCATTTCCCGAAGCTGCCAAAGGTAGGTGGGTGGTGATGGATGCCGGCGACCTGGATGCGGACGGGGATGTGGATCTGGTGCTGGGTTCTTTTGTCTATTTCCTGCCGCAGGGCGATACTACAGGATTAGGTAAAAAATGGCTGTCCACCTCGCCTTCGGTGATTGTGCTGGAGAATACCATTCGTTAA